A genomic segment from Pistricoccus aurantiacus encodes:
- a CDS encoding methyltransferase has product MSAQTPVCQLLQRQDMDYRDWLWVAPPRDTWLEAGQGRLLSADHSILEAWREQGRPVHSALDSDLGSPPGAVLFWPKTHALGEWWLLKLCQDLPEGTPLQVVGENQGGIKRVLKVLAALGLGCRKLDSARRCSLFDTKLRRVGIDPELAWTRFEAQELTLISHPGVFGHGKLDEGTQLLLEALPELLPKGDCRVLDMGCGDGVIAAWLARRGARVSAVDSNLFAVEATRRTLATNRLEGRALSSDVYSALNDERFDVIVSNPPFHQERSIDYGPAARLIEQAPAHLEKGGRLVLVANTFLPYADRLEAAFGSFRVIADDRRFRVYEVQKN; this is encoded by the coding sequence ATGAGCGCGCAAACGCCGGTCTGCCAGCTACTGCAACGCCAGGACATGGATTACCGCGACTGGCTGTGGGTAGCGCCGCCTCGGGATACCTGGCTGGAAGCGGGGCAGGGCCGTTTGCTGAGCGCCGATCACTCGATTCTCGAGGCCTGGCGCGAGCAAGGCCGACCCGTGCATTCGGCGCTGGATAGCGATCTGGGCTCGCCCCCGGGAGCGGTACTATTCTGGCCCAAGACCCATGCCCTGGGGGAGTGGTGGCTGCTCAAGCTGTGCCAGGATCTGCCGGAGGGCACGCCGCTTCAGGTGGTGGGAGAAAACCAGGGCGGCATCAAGCGAGTGCTCAAGGTGCTTGCGGCCCTGGGGCTCGGCTGTCGCAAGCTCGATAGCGCTCGGCGCTGCAGTCTGTTCGATACCAAGCTGCGCCGAGTGGGTATCGACCCGGAACTGGCCTGGACCCGCTTCGAGGCCCAGGAACTGACCCTGATCAGCCATCCCGGGGTGTTCGGCCACGGCAAGCTGGACGAGGGCACCCAACTATTGCTGGAGGCACTGCCGGAGCTGCTGCCGAAAGGCGATTGTCGTGTGCTGGACATGGGCTGTGGCGATGGGGTGATCGCCGCCTGGCTGGCGCGACGTGGCGCCCGGGTGAGCGCGGTTGACAGCAATCTCTTTGCGGTGGAAGCCACCCGGCGCACCCTGGCGACCAATCGGCTCGAGGGTCGAGCGCTATCGAGCGATGTGTATTCGGCACTGAATGATGAGCGCTTCGATGTGATCGTCAGCAATCCGCCGTTTCATCAGGAGCGCAGCATCGATTATGGCCCGGCAGCGCGGCTGATCGAGCAGGCTCCAGCGCATCTCGAAAAAGGCGGACGTTTGGTCCTGGTCGCCAATACCTTCCTGCCTTATGCGGATCGACTCGAAGCTGCCTTCGGAAGTTTTCGTGTCATCGCCGATGATCGGCGTTTTCGGGTGTACGAAGTACAAAAAAATTAA
- a CDS encoding SIMPL domain-containing protein, producing MAVDRTLQGLVLGGLVAIGLVWGGSYIKDAAQVWRDANRSVTVKGLAEREVAANVALWPLHYSVAGNELSGLQAELAQDEATIREFLEAQGFDASNISVTPPQVQDRYANNYGNSQPEERYSGEATVLLRTPKVSAVKAALPKTSQLVREGVLLSPNYEYRTEFLFTDLERIKPEMIAEATADARRAAQQFAEDSGSRVGAIKRASQGYFSIEDLDSYTPDLKKVRVVTTIDYALED from the coding sequence ATGGCAGTGGATCGAACCCTGCAGGGGCTGGTATTGGGTGGCCTGGTGGCGATCGGCCTGGTGTGGGGCGGCAGCTATATCAAGGATGCCGCCCAGGTGTGGCGGGATGCCAATCGCAGCGTCACCGTCAAGGGGCTTGCCGAGCGAGAAGTGGCGGCCAACGTGGCGCTTTGGCCGCTGCACTATAGCGTGGCCGGAAACGAACTGAGCGGCTTGCAGGCAGAGCTTGCTCAAGATGAAGCGACGATTCGGGAGTTCCTGGAGGCACAGGGCTTCGATGCGAGCAATATCAGCGTCACGCCGCCCCAGGTACAGGATCGCTATGCCAATAATTACGGCAATTCACAGCCGGAAGAGCGCTATTCCGGCGAGGCCACGGTGCTCTTGCGCACGCCCAAGGTCAGCGCGGTCAAGGCCGCCCTGCCGAAGACCTCGCAGCTGGTGCGCGAAGGGGTGCTGCTGTCGCCCAACTACGAATACCGTACCGAATTCCTGTTTACCGATCTGGAGCGGATCAAGCCGGAGATGATCGCCGAAGCCACCGCGGACGCCCGCCGCGCCGCCCAGCAGTTTGCCGAGGATTCCGGCAGCCGGGTAGGCGCGATCAAGCGCGCCAGCCAAGGGTATTTCTCCATCGAGGACCTGGACAGCTATACCCCGGACCTCAAGAAGGTCCGGGTGGTGACCACCATCGATTACGCCTTGGAAGACTGA
- the cysN gene encoding sulfate adenylyltransferase subunit CysN — protein MAHQSSLIADDIDAYLKAHENKDLLRFITCGSVDDGKSTLIGRLLHDSKMIFEDQLAAITLASKTSGTTGDTVDLALLVDGLQSEREQGITIDVAYRYFSTDRRKFIIADTPGHEQYTRNMATGASTASLAIILVDARHGVQTQTRRHSYICDLLGIQHLVIAINKMDLVAYSQARFEEIVAQYRRFAENLGARDIRFVPISALKGDNVVNKSDAMPWYGQGALLEHLETVEISRDSNLSDLRLPVQYVNRPHLDFRGYSGTLESGILRPGQAVKVLPSGKTSRVARIVTFDGDLEVAYPGQAISVTLDDEIDISRGDWLVGAGEEVALSSGIEADIVWMQEIPLEIGKSYDIKLASRELTGQISRLDYQVDVNSLAREKTNRLELNGIGRAHFELTTPIPVDEYRRSPGTGSFIIIDRLTNATLGAGLIRGVSEVSKEPTGEVDWQAFEVELNALVRRHFPHWEARDIGKLFS, from the coding sequence ATGGCTCACCAATCCAGCCTGATTGCCGATGACATCGACGCCTATCTCAAGGCCCACGAGAACAAGGATCTGCTGCGCTTCATCACCTGTGGGAGCGTGGACGACGGCAAGTCGACCCTGATCGGCAGGCTGCTGCACGATTCCAAGATGATCTTTGAAGACCAGCTGGCCGCCATTACCCTGGCCTCCAAGACCAGCGGCACCACCGGAGACACGGTGGATCTGGCGCTGCTGGTGGACGGGCTGCAGTCCGAGCGGGAGCAAGGCATCACCATCGATGTGGCCTATCGCTATTTCTCCACGGACAGACGAAAGTTCATCATCGCCGATACCCCGGGCCACGAGCAGTACACCCGCAACATGGCCACCGGCGCCTCCACCGCGAGCCTGGCGATCATCCTGGTGGATGCCCGCCACGGGGTGCAGACCCAGACCCGCCGGCACAGCTATATCTGCGATCTGCTGGGTATCCAGCACCTGGTGATCGCCATCAACAAGATGGATCTTGTGGCGTATTCCCAGGCGCGCTTCGAGGAGATCGTCGCACAGTACCGCCGCTTCGCCGAGAATCTCGGCGCTCGGGACATTCGCTTCGTGCCGATTTCCGCCCTGAAGGGCGACAACGTGGTCAACAAGAGCGATGCCATGCCCTGGTATGGACAAGGGGCGTTGCTGGAGCATCTCGAGACGGTGGAGATCAGCCGGGACAGTAACCTGTCGGACCTGCGCCTGCCGGTACAGTACGTGAATCGACCGCATCTGGATTTTCGTGGCTACAGCGGCACCCTGGAATCCGGCATCCTGCGCCCGGGGCAGGCGGTCAAGGTGCTGCCTTCCGGCAAGACCTCGCGAGTCGCGCGCATCGTCACCTTTGACGGCGATCTGGAAGTGGCCTATCCGGGCCAGGCCATCAGCGTGACCCTGGACGACGAAATCGATATTTCCCGGGGCGATTGGCTGGTGGGGGCCGGCGAGGAAGTCGCGCTGTCTTCCGGCATCGAGGCGGATATCGTCTGGATGCAGGAAATTCCGCTGGAGATCGGCAAGAGCTACGATATCAAGCTCGCCAGCCGGGAGTTGACCGGTCAAATCAGCCGTCTCGACTACCAGGTGGACGTCAACAGCCTGGCACGGGAGAAGACGAACCGGCTCGAGCTCAACGGCATCGGTCGCGCCCATTTTGAGCTGACCACGCCAATTCCGGTAGATGAGTATCGACGCAGCCCGGGCACCGGCAGCTTTATTATCATCGACCGCTTGACCAATGCCACCCTGGGGGCGGGGCTGATTCGCGGCGTCAGCGAGGTATCGAAGGAGCCGACAGGGGAAGTG
- a CDS encoding alkaline phosphatase D family protein codes for MSFDHASLPAVLAGPILRRSDPERILLWLVGSRPLSLELVLSPQDDSMPRHHVLSADNCRVLPLGKHAYLHLIDVQFDRPLPQDVRIDYDLRLKGETDQGIADWAPHLLYEGAALPGFVIASRLHSLLHGSCRKPHHPGRDGLVRADSWLAERWAEPDKRPAWLLMTGDQIYADDVAGPMLVAIHALIRRLGLFDEILEDAMVADSQALFASSDTYYHRERLLPDIVSNEALRERLFGGVRKPIFTTASAQNHLITFAEVLAMYLLVWSPVPWRLIEVKPPDLDEKHAKRFDEEAVIIEDFVKNLPQVARLLANQPSLMIFDDHDVTDDWNLNAAWEEVAYEHPFSRRILGNALLAYLLCQGWGNDPDRLAMPMSEITSLLSAAHAQDALPDLEQDAAIRELLRFQGWEYVVPGHPKLVVLDTRTRRWRSERKRHRPSGLMDWEALSDLQQELLDEPAVVVVSPTPMFGVKLIESVQKLFALAGKPLMVDAENWMAHRGAASVMLNIFRHSRTPANYVILSGDVHYSFVYRIRIRDRRHGPNIWQITSSGVKNAFPDTLLDWFDRLNRWLYAPWSPLNFFTKRREMYVTPSTPDRGKAGERLWNGSGIGYVTLDGEGRPQAITELDARNLDVHFPLEEPGEERLEISSDKKRGWHPRGGP; via the coding sequence ATGAGCTTCGATCATGCTTCCTTGCCCGCGGTGCTGGCGGGCCCTATCCTGCGCCGGAGCGACCCGGAAAGAATCCTGCTGTGGCTGGTGGGCTCGCGGCCGCTGAGCCTCGAGCTTGTGCTATCACCGCAGGATGACTCGATGCCGCGCCATCATGTCTTGAGCGCGGACAACTGCCGGGTACTGCCGCTGGGTAAGCACGCTTATCTGCATCTGATCGATGTGCAGTTCGATAGACCTCTGCCGCAAGATGTGCGTATCGACTACGACCTGCGTCTGAAGGGGGAAACGGATCAGGGTATCGCCGACTGGGCGCCGCATCTGCTTTATGAAGGCGCAGCGCTTCCCGGTTTCGTGATTGCCTCCCGCCTGCACAGCCTGCTGCATGGCTCCTGTCGCAAGCCGCATCATCCGGGCAGGGACGGCCTGGTGCGGGCGGATAGCTGGCTGGCGGAACGTTGGGCGGAACCCGACAAGCGCCCCGCCTGGCTGCTGATGACCGGGGATCAGATCTACGCGGACGACGTGGCTGGGCCGATGCTGGTGGCGATTCACGCGCTGATTCGCCGTCTGGGGCTGTTCGACGAGATCCTCGAGGACGCCATGGTGGCGGATAGCCAGGCGCTGTTCGCCTCCTCGGACACCTATTACCACCGGGAGCGATTGCTGCCGGACATCGTCTCCAACGAGGCGCTGCGAGAGCGGCTGTTCGGCGGGGTCAGAAAGCCCATCTTCACTACCGCCAGCGCCCAGAATCACCTGATTACCTTCGCCGAAGTGCTGGCCATGTATCTGCTGGTCTGGTCGCCGGTGCCCTGGCGACTGATCGAGGTGAAGCCGCCGGATCTGGATGAAAAACACGCCAAGCGCTTCGATGAAGAAGCCGTCATTATCGAAGACTTCGTCAAAAATCTGCCGCAAGTAGCCCGCTTGCTGGCCAATCAGCCCAGCCTGATGATCTTCGATGATCACGATGTTACCGACGACTGGAATCTCAACGCTGCCTGGGAAGAAGTGGCCTACGAACATCCGTTCTCCCGGCGCATCCTGGGCAACGCCTTGCTGGCCTATCTGCTCTGCCAGGGCTGGGGCAACGACCCGGATCGCCTGGCAATGCCCATGAGCGAGATTACGTCGTTGCTGAGCGCGGCCCACGCCCAGGATGCGCTGCCCGATCTTGAGCAGGACGCCGCCATTCGAGAACTGCTGCGCTTTCAGGGGTGGGAATACGTGGTGCCCGGCCATCCCAAGCTGGTGGTGCTGGATACCCGCACCCGGCGCTGGCGCAGCGAGCGGAAACGTCACCGACCCTCGGGATTGATGGATTGGGAGGCGCTTTCCGATCTGCAGCAGGAGTTGCTCGACGAGCCGGCGGTAGTGGTGGTGTCGCCGACGCCCATGTTCGGGGTCAAGCTGATCGAGAGCGTGCAGAAGCTCTTCGCCCTGGCGGGCAAACCCCTGATGGTGGATGCGGAGAACTGGATGGCCCATCGTGGCGCGGCCAGCGTGATGCTGAATATCTTTCGCCATTCTCGCACGCCGGCCAATTACGTGATCCTTTCCGGGGACGTGCACTATTCTTTTGTCTATCGCATTCGTATTCGCGATCGCCGACATGGCCCCAACATCTGGCAGATCACCAGCAGCGGCGTGAAAAACGCCTTTCCGGATACGCTGCTGGACTGGTTCGATCGACTCAACCGCTGGCTTTACGCACCCTGGTCGCCGTTGAACTTTTTTACCAAGCGCCGGGAGATGTACGTCACGCCCAGTACGCCGGATCGCGGCAAGGCCGGAGAGCGGCTGTGGAACGGTTCCGGCATCGGCTACGTGACGCTTGATGGGGAAGGGCGCCCGCAAGCCATTACCGAACTGGACGCTCGGAACCTGGACGTTCATTTTCCCCTTGAAGAGCCCGGAGAAGAGCGCCTGGAAATTTCGTCTGACAAGAAGCGGGGTTGGCATCCCCGGGGCGGGCCGTGA
- the greB gene encoding transcription elongation factor GreB yields the protein MQGRNMTRWRDPAKDPRQEPKSPLITAEGQARLQGILEHLSRVKRPALSAKVGEAAALGDRSENADYTYNKKELNRVIARIRYLTKRLEEVQVVDRLPADRGKVYFGAFVTLALITPEDEAGEELEIRIVGHDETDTQKRWISVDAPLARALLGKSLDDEATVAAPGGSTTYLITEIHYRDPQA from the coding sequence ATGCAAGGCCGCAACATGACCCGCTGGCGGGACCCGGCCAAGGACCCGCGCCAGGAACCCAAGAGCCCCTTGATCACCGCAGAGGGCCAGGCGCGACTGCAGGGTATTCTCGAGCACCTTTCCCGGGTCAAGCGCCCGGCGCTTTCCGCCAAGGTGGGAGAAGCGGCGGCGCTCGGCGATCGCAGCGAGAATGCGGATTACACCTACAACAAGAAGGAACTCAACCGGGTCATCGCGCGGATTCGCTACCTGACCAAGCGCCTGGAGGAGGTGCAGGTGGTGGATCGTCTGCCGGCGGATAGGGGCAAGGTATATTTCGGTGCCTTCGTCACTCTGGCTCTTATCACCCCGGAAGACGAAGCCGGCGAAGAACTCGAGATCCGCATCGTCGGTCACGACGAGACGGATACCCAGAAGCGCTGGATCAGCGTCGACGCGCCGCTAGCCCGGGCGCTGCTCGGCAAGTCGCTCGACGACGAAGCCACGGTGGCCGCCCCGGGGGGCAGCACTACCTACCTGATCACCGAGATTCACTATCGAGACCCTCAGGCCTAG
- a CDS encoding tetratricopeptide repeat protein — MKGFVAVLWGMLLVLMPFAACHAQDSELFALKNRWEYITTQTPENKRADALGELAEDAKALAKTYPNNARVLVWQGIVLASQARAKGGVGALGLAKEARASLEQAIRLDPQGNAGSAYVTLGALYDRVPGWPLGFGDADQAERMFEKALRIRPAGIDVNYYYAVFLQDEGRLAEARQHARRAVEGEARAGRETSDEALRQEARRLLRELE; from the coding sequence ATGAAAGGGTTTGTCGCCGTATTATGGGGAATGCTGCTCGTCTTGATGCCATTCGCTGCCTGCCATGCTCAGGACAGCGAGCTTTTTGCCTTGAAAAACCGCTGGGAATATATCACCACCCAGACGCCTGAGAACAAGCGCGCCGATGCCTTGGGCGAACTGGCGGAGGATGCCAAGGCGCTGGCGAAAACCTATCCGAACAACGCTCGAGTGCTGGTCTGGCAGGGCATCGTGCTGGCGTCCCAGGCGCGGGCCAAGGGCGGCGTCGGGGCGCTGGGCTTGGCCAAGGAAGCCCGAGCATCGCTGGAACAGGCCATCCGTCTCGACCCGCAAGGTAACGCGGGTTCTGCCTATGTCACGCTGGGGGCGCTCTATGACCGGGTGCCGGGCTGGCCGCTGGGTTTCGGCGACGCCGATCAGGCGGAGCGCATGTTCGAGAAGGCATTGCGGATTCGTCCCGCAGGGATCGACGTCAACTATTATTATGCGGTGTTCCTGCAAGACGAGGGTCGTCTTGCGGAGGCGCGCCAGCATGCCCGTCGCGCCGTGGAAGGCGAGGCGAGAGCTGGGCGGGAGACCTCCGATGAAGCGCTACGCCAGGAGGCCAGACGACTGCTGCGCGAGCTCGAATGA
- a CDS encoding CAP domain-containing protein yields the protein MAYRFLYLSAGATLLVFSAISPADSAQPPSCSPSETHQAWLERVNQARSQPRQCGDESFQAVESLTWSCALEAAAKDYAKNMAENDFFSHTSPSGKDVGERVRDQGYDWWAVGENIAAGQDSIEAVIEGWLSSPGHCANLMSEKFSEMGMARAQAPGSVYSPYWTQIFARPK from the coding sequence ATGGCTTACCGCTTCTTGTACTTGTCGGCTGGCGCTACGTTGCTGGTTTTTTCCGCGATTTCTCCTGCCGATAGCGCGCAGCCTCCCTCCTGCTCGCCGAGCGAAACCCACCAGGCCTGGCTCGAGCGGGTCAACCAGGCCAGAAGTCAGCCCCGCCAGTGCGGTGACGAATCCTTTCAGGCCGTCGAGTCGCTGACCTGGAGCTGCGCCCTGGAGGCAGCCGCCAAGGACTACGCAAAGAACATGGCGGAAAACGATTTCTTCAGTCATACCAGCCCTTCCGGTAAAGATGTTGGAGAGCGGGTGCGGGATCAAGGCTACGACTGGTGGGCGGTGGGGGAGAACATCGCCGCGGGACAGGATTCCATCGAGGCGGTGATCGAAGGCTGGCTTTCGAGCCCGGGCCACTGCGCCAATCTCATGAGCGAGAAATTTAGCGAGATGGGCATGGCCAGGGCACAAGCGCCGGGTTCCGTGTACTCGCCTTACTGGACGCAGATCTTCGCCAGGCCGAAGTAG
- a CDS encoding methyltransferase domain-containing protein encodes MSASSSSDISPLSPLGDRHFDGLADKFATSLYATSRGEIRLRLLNALLPRQLDLRGQRVLDVGGGLGQMAAWFAERGHRVTLAEPAAEMLARAREALEGQPVELIQTTLQALPEKAPGPWSLVVCHAVLEWLADPREALRILASLVAPGGQLSLMVFNRDALRLSNIVKGNLDKVLDDRLAGTGKRQRLTPISPLTHADIEAWATENDLVMEAVAGVRVFYDYLRERDPQGDTLTKLIELEHRYCEAEPYWRLGRYLLYTLRKPTIQEKDS; translated from the coding sequence ATGTCAGCTTCTTCTTCAAGTGATATCTCACCACTTTCTCCTTTGGGCGATCGTCATTTCGACGGCCTGGCGGACAAGTTCGCCACCAGCCTTTACGCCACTTCTCGAGGCGAGATTCGCTTGCGCCTGTTGAATGCGCTGCTGCCGCGCCAGCTTGATCTACGAGGACAAAGGGTACTGGACGTGGGTGGTGGGCTAGGGCAAATGGCGGCCTGGTTCGCGGAGCGCGGCCATAGGGTGACCCTGGCGGAGCCGGCGGCGGAAATGCTGGCCCGAGCGCGGGAGGCGCTTGAAGGTCAGCCTGTGGAATTGATTCAGACGACGCTACAGGCGTTGCCGGAAAAAGCGCCAGGGCCTTGGTCGCTGGTGGTTTGCCATGCGGTGCTGGAATGGCTGGCGGATCCGCGAGAGGCGCTGCGGATTCTCGCTTCGCTGGTAGCACCCGGTGGCCAGCTATCGCTGATGGTGTTCAACCGTGACGCGCTGCGGCTCTCCAATATCGTCAAGGGCAATCTGGACAAGGTGCTGGACGATCGTCTGGCGGGTACCGGCAAGCGTCAACGACTGACGCCGATCTCACCGCTGACCCATGCGGATATCGAGGCTTGGGCGACGGAAAATGATCTGGTGATGGAAGCGGTGGCGGGCGTTCGAGTCTTTTATGATTATCTTCGCGAGCGTGATCCCCAAGGAGATACCCTGACCAAGCTGATCGAGCTGGAACACCGCTACTGCGAAGCGGAGCCTTACTGGCGACTGGGGCGCTATCTGTTGTATACCCTGCGCAAGCCGACCATCCAGGAGAAAGATTCATGA
- a CDS encoding CsbD family protein, with product MKDSKTDKSEGMIDKAAGKIKEALGKASDDKSTEAEGKAQASKGDAKRAKGNVKDALDPGSDSQKTNNP from the coding sequence ATGAAGGATTCCAAGACGGACAAGTCCGAAGGCATGATCGACAAGGCGGCAGGCAAGATCAAGGAGGCGCTGGGCAAGGCCAGTGATGACAAGAGTACCGAAGCCGAAGGCAAGGCGCAGGCCTCCAAGGGAGACGCCAAGCGAGCCAAGGGCAACGTGAAGGATGCTCTCGATCCAGGAAGCGATTCTCAAAAGACCAATAATCCGTAG
- a CDS encoding NUDIX domain-containing protein, with amino-acid sequence MADCFGEGPRFDSKDVERLEDECLYQGFFRLEKRHLRHRLFEGGWSEKIQREVHVRHDAVGVLLYDVERDAVVMVEQLRAGALSDPVSPWKLEPVAGLVEKGETPADVARRETLEEAGCEIGELIELHAYYPSPGACDERVTLFCGLVDSRGIGGVHGVETEHEDIKVHVLPYGRAWELLEAGRLDNAMSLITLYWLARERASLRARR; translated from the coding sequence ATGGCCGACTGCTTCGGTGAAGGCCCGCGTTTCGATAGCAAGGACGTTGAGCGGCTCGAGGACGAATGCCTGTATCAAGGCTTTTTTCGCCTTGAGAAGCGCCATCTTCGCCATCGCCTGTTCGAGGGCGGCTGGAGCGAGAAGATTCAGCGCGAGGTGCATGTTCGTCACGACGCGGTGGGCGTGCTGCTCTACGACGTGGAACGTGACGCGGTGGTGATGGTCGAACAACTTCGTGCCGGCGCCCTGAGTGATCCCGTCAGTCCCTGGAAACTCGAGCCGGTGGCGGGCCTGGTCGAGAAAGGCGAAACCCCTGCGGATGTCGCCAGACGCGAAACTCTGGAAGAAGCCGGCTGCGAAATTGGCGAGCTGATCGAGCTGCACGCCTACTATCCAAGCCCCGGCGCCTGCGACGAGCGGGTCACGCTGTTCTGCGGACTGGTGGACAGCCGGGGGATCGGCGGCGTGCACGGAGTAGAAACCGAACACGAGGATATCAAGGTGCATGTGCTACCGTATGGTCGTGCCTGGGAACTTCTCGAAGCCGGCCGGCTCGATAACGCCATGTCCCTCATCACATTGTATTGGCTGGCGCGGGAGCGTGCTTCGCTACGCGCCAGACGCTAG
- the cysD gene encoding sulfate adenylyltransferase subunit CysD, with protein MLSPERQTHLKQLEAESIHILREVAAEFRRPVMLYSIGKDSSVMLHLARKAFYPGRPPFPLMHVNTTWKFREMIAFRDTMARETGMELIEHINEEGRAANINPFDHGSAKYTDVMKTASLKQALDKYGFDAAFGGARRDEEASRAKERVYSFRDRHHRWDPKNQRPELWNLYNARINPGESIRVFPLSNWTELDIWQYIYLESIPIVPLYYAAPRPVVERDGMQIMVDDERLPLAPGEVPEEKWVRFRTLGCYPLTGAVESRAATLPAIIQEMLLTRSSERSGRAIDHDQAGSMERKKREGYF; from the coding sequence ATGCTGTCTCCCGAGCGTCAAACCCACCTGAAACAGCTCGAAGCCGAATCCATTCATATTCTGCGGGAAGTCGCCGCGGAGTTTCGCCGCCCGGTCATGCTGTATTCCATCGGCAAGGATTCCTCGGTGATGCTGCATCTGGCGCGCAAGGCCTTCTATCCTGGCAGGCCGCCGTTTCCCCTGATGCATGTCAACACTACCTGGAAGTTTCGCGAAATGATCGCCTTTCGCGACACCATGGCGCGGGAAACCGGCATGGAGCTGATCGAGCACATCAACGAAGAGGGCCGGGCGGCCAACATCAATCCCTTCGATCACGGCAGCGCCAAGTACACGGACGTGATGAAGACCGCTTCCCTCAAGCAGGCCCTGGACAAGTACGGCTTCGACGCGGCCTTCGGCGGCGCTCGGCGGGACGAGGAGGCCAGCCGTGCCAAGGAACGGGTCTATTCGTTCCGGGACAGGCATCATCGCTGGGATCCCAAGAATCAGCGTCCGGAGCTGTGGAATCTGTACAACGCCCGCATCAATCCCGGCGAATCGATTCGCGTCTTTCCGCTCTCCAACTGGACGGAACTCGACATCTGGCAGTACATCTACCTGGAGTCGATTCCCATCGTGCCGCTTTATTACGCCGCACCCCGCCCGGTGGTGGAGCGAGACGGCATGCAGATCATGGTGGACGACGAACGCCTGCCCCTGGCCCCTGGCGAAGTGCCGGAAGAGAAATGGGTGCGTTTCCGGACCCTCGGCTGCTACCCGCTCACCGGCGCGGTGGAGTCCCGAGCGGCGACGCTGCCGGCGATCATCCAGGAAATGCTTCTGACCCGCAGCAGCGAACGCAGCGGCAGGGCTATCGACCACGACCAGGCCGGCTCGATGGAGAGGAAAAAACGCGAGGGGTACTTCTGA
- a CDS encoding DUF1249 domain-containing protein encodes MPRAAYVTDLKTLQGECSANYWRLSRLLGELEIGEVREVNLGDHDKRFGALWLEVLEVAPYTTTVSISQSGALDSFVETPRMRVQLYHDVRMAEVVDFQRQRHFDGRYRYPNPRMHQPDEKLQLNRFLGEWLEHGLAHGHSLDLIR; translated from the coding sequence GTGCCCAGAGCCGCCTATGTCACCGATCTCAAGACCCTGCAGGGAGAGTGCAGCGCCAACTACTGGCGTCTGTCTCGACTGCTGGGTGAGCTCGAGATCGGCGAGGTGCGCGAGGTGAATCTGGGTGACCACGACAAGCGATTCGGCGCCCTGTGGCTGGAAGTATTGGAAGTCGCTCCTTACACCACCACCGTGAGTATCAGCCAGAGCGGCGCGCTGGATTCCTTTGTCGAGACGCCACGCATGCGGGTTCAGCTCTATCACGATGTGCGCATGGCAGAAGTGGTGGATTTCCAGCGTCAGCGTCACTTCGATGGCCGCTATCGCTATCCCAACCCCCGCATGCATCAACCGGACGAAAAGCTGCAGCTCAATCGTTTTCTCGGCGAATGGCTGGAACATGGCCTGGCTCACGGCCATTCCCTGGATCTGATTCGCTAG
- a CDS encoding phosphodiesterase produces the protein MARLIQITDSHLQADPKARCRTGHPLSRFEQVLEYARRQQPDAVILTGDIGENGSPGAYRLAVERLDQLTCPWYWLAGNHDDPEVMARYRSVVDEIELDRWRLLMLNTQVFGEPFGKLGEAQLERLAVRLRQDERPTWLVMHHPPVTIGSAWMDAIGLQDRQALWQCLERFPQVRGILCGHIHQAFTQTVVCGGGKIAVHGCPATSDQFLPRSDAFAVDEQAMPGYRVVELEDAGFTTWVERVETQKKQ, from the coding sequence ATGGCACGTCTGATCCAGATCACCGACTCCCACCTGCAAGCGGATCCGAAAGCCCGTTGTCGAACCGGCCATCCGCTGTCTCGGTTCGAACAAGTCCTGGAATACGCCCGCCGGCAGCAGCCGGACGCAGTCATCCTGACCGGGGATATCGGCGAGAACGGTTCGCCGGGTGCCTATCGTCTGGCCGTTGAACGATTGGACCAGTTGACGTGCCCCTGGTACTGGCTGGCGGGCAATCACGACGACCCTGAGGTCATGGCGCGGTACCGGAGCGTCGTCGACGAGATCGAGCTGGACCGGTGGCGGCTGCTGATGCTGAACACCCAAGTCTTTGGCGAGCCCTTCGGCAAGCTGGGAGAGGCGCAGCTGGAGCGCCTGGCGGTGCGGTTACGCCAGGACGAGCGGCCTACCTGGCTTGTCATGCACCACCCGCCGGTGACGATCGGCTCCGCCTGGATGGATGCGATCGGCCTTCAGGATCGCCAAGCCCTGTGGCAATGCCTGGAACGTTTTCCTCAGGTGCGAGGTATTCTCTGCGGGCATATTCATCAGGCTTTTACACAGACCGTTGTCTGCGGCGGAGGAAAAATCGCGGTCCATGGCTGCCCGGCCACCTCGGATCAGTTCCTGCCTCGGTCCGACGCCTTCGCCGTGGACGAGCAGGCGATGCCGGGCTATCGCGTGGTCGAGTTAGAGGACGCCGGCTTTACGACCTGGGTGGAGCGCGTCGAAACGCAGAAGAAGCAATAG